The DNA window GACTTCGAGGTGCAAGAGGAAAAGAAGATGCAGAACATCCTCGAGTTCTACGCAGAAAGCAATCTGCCGCTCCGCCTCGGCATCCTGATCGACACCAGCAACAGCATCCGCGACCGCTTCCGCTTCCAGCAGGAAGCTGCCGTCGAGTTCGTCAACAGCGTCGTGCGTCCCAAGGAAGACCGCGCCATCGTCGTCAGCTTCGACAATCAGGTGGAGCTCAAGGCCGACCTCACCGGCGACGTCGAAAAGCTCTCCAACACCATTCGCGACATGCGTCCTGGCGGCGGCACCGCTTTGTTCGATGCCATCTTCTACGCCTGCAAGGACAAGCTGATGCAAGACCAGCCGCTGTTCAAGTTCCGCCGCGCCATGGTCGTCCTCAGCGACGGCGAAGACACGCAAAGCATCCGCACCCGCGAGCAGGCCATTGAGATGGCGCTCAAGGCCGACGTCGTCGTCTACACGATCTCCACCAACATCACCCGCATCCAGAGCGAAGGCGACAAGGTGCTGAAGCACATCAGCGAGCGCACCGGCGGCCAGACCTTCTTCCCCTTCCGGGCCAGCGACCTCACCCAGAGCTTCGAGAACATCGCCAACGAACTCCGCAGCCAGTACAACCTCCTGTACCGTCCCGAGCCGATCAAAACCGACGGACAATGGCACCCCGTCCAGATCCGCGTCAAAAACCGCAAGGATCTGATCATCCGCACCCGTCCCGGCTACTTCGCACCCAAAGCCTAGTCCTAAAACGCAA is part of the Bryobacter aggregatus MPL3 genome and encodes:
- a CDS encoding VWA domain-containing protein — translated: MNRRLFLGAAAAPLAGFAQNPDPDRIILDVFRVNFLLTVSDRKGRFVINLNKEDFEVQEEKKMQNILEFYAESNLPLRLGILIDTSNSIRDRFRFQQEAAVEFVNSVVRPKEDRAIVVSFDNQVELKADLTGDVEKLSNTIRDMRPGGGTALFDAIFYACKDKLMQDQPLFKFRRAMVVLSDGEDTQSIRTREQAIEMALKADVVVYTISTNITRIQSEGDKVLKHISERTGGQTFFPFRASDLTQSFENIANELRSQYNLLYRPEPIKTDGQWHPVQIRVKNRKDLIIRTRPGYFAPKA